A region of Longimicrobium sp. DNA encodes the following proteins:
- a CDS encoding response regulator, translated as MSRRILIVDDEDDIREVAQMSLEMVAGWEVIPASSGEEGIRLAAEHRPDAILLDVMMPGMDGPATAQRLGEDAATSAIPIILLTAKVQAADRRRFEGLGVAGVLAKPFDPMDLARQVSASLGWPE; from the coding sequence ATGAGCCGACGCATCCTGATCGTGGACGACGAGGACGACATCCGCGAGGTCGCGCAGATGTCGCTGGAGATGGTGGCCGGCTGGGAGGTGATCCCCGCCTCCAGCGGCGAGGAGGGGATCCGGCTGGCGGCCGAGCACCGGCCCGACGCCATTCTCCTGGACGTGATGATGCCGGGGATGGACGGCCCCGCCACGGCCCAGCGCCTGGGCGAGGACGCGGCCACCTCGGCCATTCCCATCATCCTGCTGACCGCCAAGGTGCAGGCCGCCGACCGCCGCCGCTTCGAGGGGCTGGGGGTGGCCGGGGTGCTGGCCAAGCCGTTCGACCCCATGGACCTGGCGCGCCAGGTGTCGGCCTCGCTGGGGTGGCCGGAGTGA
- a CDS encoding response regulator has translation MSGSPPARVLVAGFGDAVAGFLARQLRGVTVETAPDAAAARAELARGGWALLLVDDAIPGGPARDLLRGTEPHPPTFLCLERGTRASLTRADLDALGVARIFFHPLDRQALVREAGAVLGTGGPSPDDPRDVAAAAGEAKRGALADAVRQAWERFRGAVMERVDAVESAAVAVLEGGLDEESRRHAEREAHKLAGSVGTFGFAQGSRLAREIELLLQGAAPLGQAEALKLTDLVVALRRELARPPTPAADPSASRERVAAPPQAGPATGARLPLLLIVDDDAELADRIAMEAGGRGFRTRVAPGVAEARAAVAEERPAAVLLDLSFERGESGLSLLSELASRTPRVPVLVLTARGSFTDRVDVARMGGMGFLQKPVPPAAAVDAVQGVLHRGRDRHACVLVVDDDPLVLASVGSLLEAGGVKVHTLDDPLRFWEALEEFCPDVVILDIDMPRVNGIELCRVLRNDTRWGATPVVFLTARAGPETVQQVFSAGADDFVAKPIVGPELVTRITNRLERVQLHRALADTDPLTGVANRRRSEELMGQLLNLAVRHQQPFSLALLDLDHFKQVNDQHGHGTGDEVLRRVARMLERSFRAEDVVARWGGEEFLVAMHGMDKDDGVQRLAEVLEVLRDEPFEVPGAEPLRVTFSAGVAQYPMDGGDLQALYRTADATMYQAKEAGRDRVLPAGWTAGQPSTAEHVDVLVVEDDHTLARLLLHALETRGWRSRWIADGREAAQQLTGSRPRLRARVVLLDVDLPGMDGHALLRTLARERVLERTRVIVLTVRAHEAEVVQALEEGAFDHVAKPFSVPILLQRIRRAMRA, from the coding sequence GTGAGCGGAAGTCCGCCCGCGCGGGTGCTGGTGGCCGGCTTCGGCGACGCCGTGGCCGGCTTCCTGGCGCGCCAGCTGCGCGGCGTGACGGTGGAAACGGCGCCCGACGCCGCCGCCGCGCGCGCCGAGCTGGCCCGCGGCGGGTGGGCGCTCCTGCTGGTCGACGACGCCATCCCCGGCGGCCCCGCGCGCGACCTGCTGCGCGGCACCGAACCCCATCCCCCCACCTTCCTCTGCCTGGAGCGCGGCACCCGCGCCTCGCTCACCCGCGCCGACCTGGACGCGCTCGGCGTGGCGCGCATCTTCTTCCACCCGCTGGACCGCCAGGCGCTGGTGCGCGAGGCCGGCGCCGTGCTGGGCACCGGCGGGCCGTCGCCCGACGACCCGCGCGACGTGGCCGCCGCCGCCGGAGAGGCGAAGCGCGGCGCGCTGGCCGACGCGGTGCGGCAGGCGTGGGAGCGCTTCCGCGGCGCGGTGATGGAACGGGTGGACGCCGTCGAGTCGGCCGCGGTGGCCGTGCTGGAGGGGGGGCTGGACGAGGAGAGCCGCCGCCACGCCGAGCGCGAGGCGCACAAGCTGGCGGGCTCCGTGGGCACCTTCGGCTTCGCGCAGGGGTCGCGGCTGGCGCGCGAGATCGAGCTCCTGCTGCAGGGCGCGGCGCCGCTGGGGCAGGCCGAGGCGCTGAAGCTCACCGACCTGGTCGTCGCGCTCCGCCGCGAGCTGGCGCGGCCGCCCACGCCCGCCGCCGACCCCTCCGCGTCGCGCGAGCGTGTCGCGGCGCCGCCGCAGGCCGGGCCGGCGACGGGCGCGCGGCTCCCGCTGCTGCTGATCGTGGATGACGACGCCGAGCTGGCCGACCGCATCGCCATGGAGGCGGGCGGGCGGGGGTTCCGCACGCGCGTGGCCCCCGGCGTGGCCGAGGCGCGCGCCGCGGTGGCCGAGGAGCGCCCCGCCGCCGTCCTCCTGGACCTTTCCTTCGAGCGGGGGGAGAGCGGGCTCTCGCTCCTTTCCGAGCTGGCGTCGCGCACCCCGCGCGTCCCCGTCCTGGTCCTCACCGCGCGGGGCTCGTTCACCGACCGCGTGGACGTGGCGCGGATGGGGGGGATGGGGTTCCTGCAGAAGCCGGTGCCCCCCGCCGCCGCGGTCGACGCGGTGCAGGGGGTGCTGCACCGCGGCCGCGACCGCCACGCCTGCGTGCTGGTGGTGGACGACGACCCGCTGGTGCTGGCCAGCGTGGGCTCGCTGCTCGAGGCGGGCGGGGTGAAGGTGCACACGCTGGACGACCCGCTCCGCTTCTGGGAGGCGCTGGAGGAGTTCTGCCCCGACGTGGTGATCCTCGACATCGACATGCCGCGGGTGAACGGGATCGAGCTCTGCCGCGTGCTGCGCAACGACACCCGCTGGGGCGCCACCCCGGTGGTCTTCCTCACCGCGCGCGCCGGCCCGGAAACGGTGCAGCAGGTGTTCAGCGCGGGCGCCGACGACTTCGTGGCCAAGCCCATCGTGGGCCCCGAGCTGGTCACCCGCATCACCAACCGCCTGGAGCGCGTGCAGCTGCACCGGGCGCTGGCGGATACCGATCCGCTCACCGGCGTGGCGAACCGGCGGCGGTCGGAGGAGCTGATGGGGCAGCTGCTGAACCTGGCCGTGCGCCACCAGCAGCCCTTCTCGCTGGCGCTGCTGGACCTTGACCACTTCAAGCAGGTGAACGACCAGCACGGCCACGGCACGGGCGACGAGGTGCTGCGGCGCGTGGCCCGCATGCTGGAGCGCAGCTTCCGCGCGGAAGACGTGGTGGCGCGGTGGGGCGGGGAAGAGTTCCTCGTCGCCATGCACGGGATGGACAAGGACGACGGGGTGCAGCGCCTGGCCGAGGTGCTCGAGGTGCTGCGCGACGAGCCCTTCGAGGTTCCCGGCGCCGAGCCGCTGCGGGTGACGTTCAGCGCCGGCGTGGCCCAGTACCCGATGGACGGCGGCGACCTGCAGGCGCTCTACCGCACGGCCGACGCGACGATGTACCAGGCCAAGGAGGCGGGGCGCGACCGCGTGCTTCCCGCGGGGTGGACGGCCGGGCAGCCCAGCACCGCCGAGCACGTGGACGTGCTGGTGGTGGAGGACGACCACACGCTGGCGCGCCTCCTCCTGCACGCGCTGGAAACGCGCGGCTGGCGCAGCCGCTGGATCGCCGACGGACGCGAGGCCGCGCAGCAGCTCACCGGCAGCCGCCCCAGGCTGCGCGCGCGCGTGGTGCTGCTGGACGTGGACCTGCCGGGGATGGACGGCCACGCGCTGCTGCGCACCCTGGCGCGCGAGCGGGTGCTGGAGCGCACGCGCGTGATCGTGCTCACGGTGCGCGCGCACGAGGCCGAGGTGGTGCAGGCGCTGGAGGAAGGCGCGTTCGACCACGTGGCCAAGCCGTTCAGCGTGCCCATCCTGCTGCAGCGCATCCGGAGGGCGATGCGCGCATGA
- a CDS encoding O-acetyl-ADP-ribose deacetylase produces MDESLKDRVEVVQGDITRLRVDGIVNAANTSLLGGGGVDGAIHRAAGRRLVEECRMLHGCRTGQAKITAGYDLPARWVIHTVGPVWQGGEKGEDEMLATAWRNSLKIAADKEMETVAFPSISTGAYRFPLERAARIAVREVHRFLSENPYPRKVIFCAFEEEAYREYLTAVQMEF; encoded by the coding sequence ATGGACGAATCGCTCAAAGACCGCGTCGAGGTCGTTCAGGGTGACATCACCAGGCTGCGCGTGGACGGCATCGTGAACGCGGCCAACACCTCGCTGCTGGGCGGCGGCGGCGTGGACGGCGCCATCCACCGCGCGGCCGGGCGCAGGCTGGTGGAGGAGTGCCGGATGCTGCACGGATGCCGCACCGGCCAGGCCAAGATCACCGCCGGCTACGACCTTCCCGCGCGGTGGGTGATCCATACCGTGGGCCCCGTATGGCAGGGGGGCGAAAAAGGCGAGGACGAGATGCTGGCCACGGCGTGGCGGAACTCGCTCAAGATCGCCGCCGACAAGGAGATGGAGACGGTGGCGTTTCCCTCCATCAGCACCGGCGCGTACCGCTTTCCGCTGGAGCGCGCGGCCCGCATTGCGGTGCGCGAGGTGCACCGGTTTCTGAGCGAGAACCCGTACCCGCGCAAGGTGATCTTCTGCGCCTTCGAAGAGGAAGCATACCGAGAATACTTGACGGCGGTGCAAATGGAGTTTTAA
- a CDS encoding ATP-binding protein → MSDAAASARSATPAVLRPDAGLMALFVALLLILATLLGLANAGFRKVAAANRWSIHTWQVITEAEGLGAAQAEMETTYRGFGISGDPQFLAGWSEGARDWDGHLAALRRLTADNPRQQARLRRITALQARFRAGQAGPMSAREGDSAAMRAARATAGDVRALTARRAVADSIRQTLAEVRGEEFSLLGRRAQEARALERRTAFLVLSGGILAVLLAVGAGVLVVRRTARLREANRLLTAEAAERILARQAAERLARQNELILNAAAEGIYGLDAHGYTTFANPAAAAMLGYAPDDLPGRPYEATLLSSDGGHDPIRAALLSGETKTAKDATFRRADGRRFPVEFTCTPIVEEERIAGVVVTFRDVTERREVDRMKDEFISVVSHELRTPLTAIRGSLGLLASGKAGEVPQRGQRMLEIAVQNTDRLIRLINDILDIERIESGKVAMEPRPVNAAELAQNAAEVMMPMAERAGVGVYVWAEPVALVADPDRLLQVLTNLISNAVKFSNPGGTVELTVEPEGEDAMFRVTDHGRGIPADRLESIFERFQQVDSSDSRQKGGTGLGLAICRTIVGQHGGRIWAESVLGEGSTLAFTLPLPAREPAEVEAAPRPGDPDPVVPEPADGRKHVLVVEDDADLAGVLAETFQRQGVAAEVAGTGESAWGAARRRTPDAVVLDIAIPEGDGYWLAERFREHEGLRDVPIVAYTALDLDEPGRERLRRAGVEVLIKSRIEPVELERRVLALLTQAEARAGGGQGGGGES, encoded by the coding sequence TTGAGCGACGCCGCCGCTTCCGCACGCTCCGCGACCCCCGCCGTCCTCCGCCCCGACGCGGGGCTGATGGCGCTGTTCGTGGCGCTCCTGCTGATCCTGGCCACGCTGCTGGGGCTGGCCAACGCGGGGTTCCGCAAGGTGGCGGCGGCCAACCGCTGGAGCATCCACACCTGGCAGGTGATCACCGAGGCCGAGGGGCTGGGCGCCGCGCAGGCCGAGATGGAGACCACCTACCGCGGCTTCGGCATCTCCGGCGACCCGCAGTTCCTGGCCGGGTGGAGCGAGGGCGCCCGCGACTGGGACGGGCACCTGGCCGCGCTGCGCCGGCTGACCGCCGACAACCCCCGCCAGCAGGCGCGCCTCCGCCGCATCACGGCGCTGCAGGCGCGCTTCCGCGCGGGGCAGGCCGGGCCCATGTCCGCCCGCGAGGGCGACAGCGCGGCCATGCGCGCGGCGCGGGCCACCGCGGGCGATGTGCGCGCGCTCACCGCCCGCCGCGCCGTGGCCGACTCCATCCGCCAGACGCTGGCCGAGGTGCGCGGCGAGGAGTTCTCCCTGCTGGGCCGCCGCGCGCAGGAGGCGCGGGCGCTGGAGCGGCGCACCGCCTTCCTGGTGCTGAGCGGAGGGATCCTCGCGGTCCTCCTGGCCGTCGGCGCCGGCGTGCTGGTCGTGCGCCGGACGGCGCGATTGCGCGAGGCCAACCGTCTCCTCACCGCCGAGGCGGCCGAGCGCATCCTGGCGCGGCAGGCGGCCGAGCGGCTGGCGCGGCAGAACGAGCTGATCCTGAACGCCGCGGCCGAGGGGATCTACGGGCTGGACGCGCACGGCTACACCACCTTCGCCAACCCCGCGGCGGCGGCCATGCTGGGGTACGCCCCCGACGACCTTCCCGGGCGGCCGTACGAGGCCACGCTGCTGTCGTCCGACGGCGGGCACGACCCCATCCGCGCCGCCCTCCTCTCCGGCGAGACGAAGACCGCGAAGGACGCCACCTTCCGCCGCGCCGACGGCCGTCGCTTCCCGGTGGAGTTCACCTGCACGCCCATCGTGGAGGAGGAGCGCATCGCCGGCGTGGTGGTCACCTTCCGCGACGTGACCGAGCGCCGCGAGGTGGACCGCATGAAGGACGAGTTCATCTCCGTGGTCAGCCACGAGCTGCGCACGCCGCTCACCGCCATCCGCGGCTCGCTGGGGCTGCTGGCCTCGGGGAAGGCGGGCGAGGTGCCGCAGCGCGGGCAGCGGATGCTGGAGATCGCCGTCCAGAACACCGACCGCCTCATCCGCCTCATCAACGACATCCTGGACATCGAGCGGATCGAGTCCGGGAAGGTGGCCATGGAGCCGCGGCCGGTGAACGCGGCCGAGCTGGCGCAGAACGCCGCCGAGGTGATGATGCCCATGGCCGAGCGCGCCGGCGTGGGCGTCTACGTGTGGGCCGAGCCGGTGGCCCTGGTGGCCGACCCCGACCGCCTCCTGCAGGTGCTCACCAACCTCATCTCCAACGCGGTGAAGTTCTCCAACCCCGGGGGCACGGTGGAGCTGACGGTGGAGCCGGAGGGCGAGGACGCGATGTTCCGCGTGACCGACCACGGGCGCGGCATTCCCGCCGACCGGCTGGAAAGCATCTTCGAGCGCTTCCAGCAGGTGGACTCGTCGGATTCGCGGCAGAAGGGCGGAACGGGGCTGGGGCTGGCCATCTGCCGCACCATCGTGGGGCAGCACGGGGGGCGGATCTGGGCCGAGAGCGTGCTGGGCGAGGGAAGCACGCTGGCCTTCACCCTCCCGCTCCCCGCGCGCGAGCCGGCCGAGGTCGAGGCGGCGCCGCGCCCGGGCGACCCCGACCCCGTGGTTCCCGAGCCGGCGGACGGGCGCAAGCACGTCCTGGTGGTGGAGGACGACGCCGACCTGGCGGGCGTGCTGGCCGAGACCTTCCAGCGGCAGGGCGTGGCGGCCGAGGTGGCGGGAACGGGGGAGAGCGCGTGGGGCGCCGCGCGCCGCCGCACGCCGGACGCCGTGGTGCTCGACATCGCCATCCCCGAGGGCGACGGCTACTGGCTGGCCGAACGCTTCCGCGAGCACGAGGGGCTGCGCGACGTGCCGATCGTGGCGTATACCGCGCTGGACCTGGACGAGCCCGGCCGCGAGCGCCTGCGCCGCGCCGGGGTGGAGGTGCTGATCAAGAGCCGCATCGAGCCGGTGGAGCTGGAGCGGCGCGTCCTGGCGCTGCTCACGCAGGCGGAGGCGCGGGCGGGCGGGGGGCAGGGCGGGGGCGGCGAATCGTGA